The Paraphotobacterium marinum genome contains a region encoding:
- the ileS gene encoding isoleucine--tRNA ligase, whose amino-acid sequence MSDYKNTLNLPETNFPMRGNLAQKEPKFLEKWQKDDLYEKIRASKKGKELFILHDGPPYANGNIHIGHALNKILKDIIIKSKTLSNFDAPYVPGWDCHGLPIELMVEKKSGKVGKKISAADFRKKCREYASKQIELQKKDFKRLGVLGDWDHPYATMNFKEEANIVRAFGKIVANNHVSKGFKPVHWCIDCGSALADTEVEYRDKVSDSIDVMFDFDNTDELANYINWSESPGTDDTVSVVIWTTTPWTLPANRAVALHPELEYSVVKLELNGQAKRLLLASSLIENVMTKINCSDYEIIGKTVGSKLENLQVKHPFYEFTVPVILGEHVTTDAGTGAVHTAPGHGQEDFVIGKKYNLEVANPVGANGVYLPNTSIFAGKHINKVNPEIIELLQQNGKLLFHEKYEHSYPHCWRHKTPLIFRATPQWFISMEKNSLKEHALEAIENVDWLPDWGENRIRSMVENRPDWCISRQRTWGTPITLFVHKETQEIHPNSVELIEKVALLIEEKGIQAWWDLKNEDILESEDIAHYEKVNDIMDVWFDSGVTHYSVLAQREEFKGKLPADLYLEGSDQHRGWFQTSLLSSIGMNGKAPYKKVLTHGFTVDGHGKKMSKSLGNTIAPNDVVSKLGADILRLWVASTDYTGEQAVSNEILNRSADAYRRIRNTARFLLSNLHDFNPEDDLIDFNEMIALDRWAISKTNEFQNKIIKAYSDFNFHDVTQLILHFCSIEMGSFYLDIIKDRQYTAKKNSIAQKSCQTALYHIIESLVRWIAPILSYTADEVWENMPGKRDEYVFTGEWYLGLNTLSEHEELNSEFWSEIQVIRNIVNKEIESLRKDKVLGGSLQADVTLYADTDLKALLMKLGDELRFVLLTSNVKVKNISEKSSEAKDTELSGLSLLIKPSGGKKCERCWHYTDDVGLDSEYNDICQRCVSNIKGEGEVRNYA is encoded by the coding sequence ATGAGCGATTATAAAAACACTTTAAATTTACCAGAAACAAACTTCCCAATGAGAGGAAACTTAGCTCAAAAAGAGCCAAAGTTTCTTGAAAAGTGGCAAAAAGATGATTTATATGAGAAAATTAGAGCATCTAAAAAGGGAAAAGAACTATTTATACTTCATGATGGCCCCCCATATGCAAATGGAAATATTCATATTGGTCATGCATTAAATAAAATCCTAAAAGATATTATTATTAAATCAAAGACCTTATCAAACTTTGATGCGCCTTATGTTCCTGGTTGGGACTGTCATGGTCTTCCGATTGAGTTAATGGTAGAAAAAAAATCTGGCAAGGTTGGAAAAAAAATATCTGCAGCTGATTTTAGAAAAAAATGTAGAGAGTACGCCTCAAAACAAATAGAATTACAAAAAAAAGATTTTAAACGTCTTGGGGTTCTAGGAGATTGGGACCATCCATATGCTACGATGAATTTCAAAGAAGAAGCGAATATTGTAAGAGCTTTTGGTAAAATTGTTGCAAATAATCATGTATCAAAAGGTTTCAAGCCTGTTCATTGGTGTATCGATTGTGGTTCGGCATTAGCTGATACTGAAGTTGAGTATAGAGATAAAGTATCCGACTCAATTGATGTAATGTTTGACTTTGACAATACTGATGAATTAGCTAATTATATAAATTGGTCAGAAAGCCCTGGGACAGATGATACAGTATCAGTTGTAATATGGACCACAACACCTTGGACACTACCTGCTAATAGAGCAGTTGCGCTTCATCCTGAACTTGAATATAGTGTAGTAAAATTAGAGCTTAATGGACAGGCTAAACGTTTATTATTAGCCAGTTCTTTAATCGAAAATGTAATGACAAAAATTAATTGTTCAGACTATGAGATAATCGGAAAAACTGTTGGTAGTAAGTTAGAGAACCTTCAAGTAAAACATCCATTTTATGAGTTCACTGTACCCGTTATATTAGGTGAACATGTTACAACTGATGCAGGTACAGGTGCAGTCCATACTGCTCCAGGACATGGGCAAGAAGACTTTGTTATTGGTAAAAAATATAATCTTGAAGTAGCTAATCCTGTAGGTGCAAATGGCGTTTATTTACCTAATACATCTATTTTTGCAGGAAAGCATATTAATAAAGTCAATCCAGAAATAATAGAGTTATTACAACAAAATGGTAAGCTTTTATTCCATGAAAAGTATGAGCATAGTTACCCGCATTGCTGGAGACATAAAACTCCTCTAATTTTTAGAGCTACTCCTCAATGGTTTATCTCCATGGAAAAAAACTCTTTGAAAGAGCACGCCTTAGAAGCAATAGAAAATGTTGACTGGTTACCTGACTGGGGAGAGAATAGAATTCGTTCTATGGTTGAGAATAGACCTGACTGGTGTATTTCGAGGCAAAGAACTTGGGGAACTCCTATTACTCTTTTTGTTCATAAAGAAACACAGGAAATTCATCCTAACTCAGTAGAATTGATTGAAAAAGTTGCTTTATTGATTGAAGAAAAGGGAATACAAGCATGGTGGGATCTTAAAAATGAAGATATTCTAGAATCAGAAGATATTGCCCATTATGAAAAAGTTAACGATATTATGGATGTTTGGTTTGATTCAGGAGTAACTCATTACTCTGTACTTGCTCAAAGAGAAGAGTTTAAGGGGAAACTACCTGCGGATTTATACCTAGAAGGCTCAGATCAGCATAGAGGGTGGTTTCAGACATCATTACTTTCATCTATTGGTATGAATGGTAAAGCACCATACAAAAAAGTTTTGACGCATGGATTTACTGTTGATGGGCATGGCAAAAAAATGTCCAAGTCACTTGGAAATACAATTGCTCCTAATGATGTGGTTTCTAAATTAGGTGCAGATATATTAAGGTTATGGGTAGCCTCGACAGACTATACCGGTGAGCAGGCAGTATCAAATGAAATTTTGAATAGAAGTGCTGATGCCTATCGACGTATTCGAAACACAGCAAGATTTTTACTATCAAATTTACACGATTTTAATCCGGAAGATGATCTTATTGATTTTAATGAAATGATTGCATTAGATCGATGGGCTATATCAAAGACAAATGAATTTCAAAATAAAATAATTAAAGCATATAGTGACTTTAATTTTCATGATGTAACTCAATTGATTCTTCATTTTTGTTCAATTGAGATGGGTTCATTTTATTTAGATATTATAAAAGATAGACAATATACAGCTAAGAAAAATTCTATTGCTCAAAAAAGTTGTCAAACAGCTCTTTATCATATAATTGAATCATTAGTTCGTTGGATTGCTCCCATTTTATCTTATACAGCGGATGAAGTATGGGAGAATATGCCTGGCAAAAGAGATGAGTATGTTTTCACAGGTGAATGGTATTTGGGACTTAATACATTGTCTGAGCATGAAGAATTAAACTCGGAATTCTGGAGTGAAATCCAGGTCATTAGGAATATTGTCAATAAAGAAATTGAGAGTTTAAGAAAAGATAAAGTGCTAGGTGGTTCTCTTCAAGCAGATGTTACCTTATATGCTGATACAGATTTAAAAGCATTATTGATGAAACTTGGTGATGAGTTAAGGTTTGTATTATTGACATCGAATGTTAAAGTGAAAAATATAAGTGAAAAAAGTTCAGAGGCTAAAGATACAGAGCTTTCAGGTTTATCATTATTGATAAAACCTTCAGGTGGAAAAAAATGTGAAAGATGTTGGCATTATACGGATGATGTGGGGCTAGACTCGGAATACAATGATATTTGTCAAAGATGTGTCTCAAATATCAAAGGAGAAGGTGAAGTAAGGAATTATGCTTAA
- the lspA gene encoding signal peptidase II encodes MNRTRICDTGLRWLILSLITFFLDIISKILITQYFTLYQTKNIFPFLNITYVRNHGAAFSFLNDAGGWQKWLFSFIAVVIIFVLTYSLYKSKKSFSLSNLSFSLIIGGALGNLVDRIYNGFVVDFIHFHWGEFSFAVFNIADSAICIGAILLIFDYLFVKKVVDENK; translated from the coding sequence ATGAATAGGACAAGAATTTGTGATACTGGCCTAAGATGGCTAATACTATCTTTAATCACATTCTTTTTAGACATCATTAGTAAAATATTGATTACTCAATATTTTACTTTGTATCAGACTAAAAATATTTTTCCATTTTTAAATATTACCTATGTTCGTAACCATGGGGCAGCTTTCAGCTTTCTAAATGATGCTGGTGGATGGCAAAAGTGGCTTTTTTCTTTTATTGCCGTCGTCATTATTTTTGTATTAACTTATTCTTTATATAAAAGCAAAAAATCTTTTAGTTTAAGTAATTTGTCGTTCAGTCTTATCATTGGTGGTGCGCTGGGCAATTTAGTTGATAGAATTTATAATGGATTTGTTGTTGACTTTATTCATTTTCATTGGGGTGAATTTAGTTTTGCCGTTTTCAATATTGCTGATTCTGCGATTTGTATTGGAGCGATACTTTTAATATTCGATTATTTATTCGTAAAGAAGGTTGTTGATGAAAATAAATAA
- a CDS encoding FKBP-type peptidyl-prolyl cis-trans isomerase has protein sequence MKINKNSIVQLHFSLVLIDGTIIESTWDRGESSCLEMGTGQLTENFENCLIGLQKGDIREFTLSEDQAFGHIQNDKVISFDISVFGDIENIKEGMVHTFKGIDGSETIGVIEEIIQSSVIVNFNHPLAGKTVKFNVEIINIEKE, from the coding sequence ATGAAAATAAATAAGAACTCAATAGTACAATTACATTTTTCTTTAGTTCTTATAGATGGAACTATTATTGAATCAACATGGGATAGAGGTGAATCAAGTTGTCTAGAGATGGGTACAGGACAATTAACTGAAAACTTTGAAAATTGCTTAATAGGACTTCAAAAAGGAGACATTCGAGAATTTACTCTAAGCGAAGATCAAGCTTTTGGACATATTCAGAATGATAAAGTTATATCTTTTGATATATCTGTTTTTGGCGATATTGAAAATATCAAAGAAGGCATGGTTCACACTTTTAAAGGAATTGATGGGAGTGAGACAATAGGTGTTATTGAGGAAATTATTCAGAGCAGTGTCATTGTAAACTTTAATCACCCATTAGCAGGAAAAACGGTTAAATTTAATGTGGAAATAATCAATATAGAGAAAGAATAA
- the ispH gene encoding 4-hydroxy-3-methylbut-2-enyl diphosphate reductase has protein sequence MEILLANPRGFCAGVDRAITIVENALVLFGKPIYVRHEVVHNRYVVDDLKSRGAIFVEELEEVPEDSVVIFSAHGVSQSVRKEAAARSLKVFDATCPLVTKVHMEVARASKKKQEVILIGHKGHPEVEGTMGQYNNVEGKIYLVESIEDVKSLKVIDENNLHFVTQTTLSVDETHDIIEELKQKYKNIQGPRKEDICYATQNRQNAVRELAENVDLMIVVGSKNSSNSNRLSELAENLGTKSYLIDSIDQLNKSWFIEVNKLGITAGASAPEELIQKILKKIVTDFGGEVREYSGCREDMYFEVPKELKIKQII, from the coding sequence ATGGAAATATTACTTGCAAACCCAAGAGGTTTTTGTGCTGGAGTAGATCGAGCCATTACAATTGTTGAAAATGCTCTTGTTCTTTTTGGGAAACCGATTTATGTTCGTCATGAAGTTGTTCATAATCGATATGTTGTAGATGACTTGAAGTCACGAGGTGCAATTTTCGTAGAGGAGTTAGAGGAAGTTCCTGAAGATAGCGTAGTGATATTTTCAGCACATGGAGTATCTCAATCCGTAAGGAAGGAAGCTGCTGCAAGGAGCTTGAAGGTTTTTGATGCTACTTGTCCTCTAGTTACTAAAGTTCATATGGAAGTAGCAAGAGCTAGTAAAAAAAAGCAGGAAGTTATATTAATTGGCCATAAAGGACATCCTGAGGTGGAAGGCACAATGGGGCAATACAACAATGTAGAAGGAAAAATTTATTTAGTTGAGTCAATTGAAGATGTTAAAAGTTTAAAGGTTATTGATGAAAATAATTTACATTTCGTAACTCAGACTACTCTATCTGTTGATGAAACACATGATATTATTGAGGAGCTGAAACAAAAATATAAAAATATTCAGGGACCAAGAAAAGAAGATATTTGTTATGCAACTCAGAATCGTCAAAATGCAGTGAGAGAATTAGCTGAAAATGTGGATTTAATGATTGTTGTTGGCTCTAAAAACTCATCTAACTCTAATAGATTAAGTGAACTTGCAGAAAACCTTGGCACAAAAAGTTATTTAATTGATTCTATTGATCAATTGAATAAAAGTTGGTTTATTGAAGTCAATAAATTAGGAATTACTGCAGGTGCATCTGCACCAGAGGAACTCATCCAGAAAATTTTAAAGAAAATTGTGACTGATTTTGGTGGCGAAGTAAGAGAATATTCTGGTTGTAGAGAGGATATGTATTTTGAGGTCCCCAAGGAGCTTAAAATTAAACAGATTATTTAA
- the dapB gene encoding 4-hydroxy-tetrahydrodipicolinate reductase — MIKVIVSGVTGRMGKSILDNIEVFKDIKLVGAITHEKSKYLNKSTDELSNNLKSNILVTSNIEDCIVNSDLIIDFSTPRNSLKNIELCCKYNKRIVIGTTGFKENELENIHNFSKSIPILLAPNFSIGVNVMLRLVQLATQVLGNKTDIEIIEAHHSKKVDAPSGTAIRIGEVIAEELNCDLSQLARYSREGLIGERKYGEIGFSTIRAGGIIGDHSTIFADEDEVIEINHKALNRSIFAKGALKAAQWLIKSKPNGLFDMHDVIGLNK, encoded by the coding sequence ATGATTAAAGTTATAGTATCTGGTGTTACTGGTCGAATGGGTAAAAGTATTCTAGATAATATAGAAGTCTTTAAAGATATAAAGTTAGTTGGCGCAATTACGCATGAAAAAAGCAAGTATCTTAATAAAAGTACAGATGAACTTAGCAATAACCTAAAATCAAATATTTTGGTAACAAGTAATATTGAAGATTGTATTGTAAACTCGGATTTAATAATTGACTTTTCCACACCACGCAATTCATTAAAAAATATTGAGTTATGTTGTAAATATAATAAAAGGATTGTAATAGGAACGACTGGTTTTAAAGAAAATGAGTTAGAGAACATTCATAACTTTAGTAAAAGTATACCAATTTTGTTGGCCCCAAATTTTAGTATTGGGGTTAATGTAATGCTACGGCTTGTCCAACTAGCAACTCAGGTTCTAGGAAATAAAACTGATATTGAAATTATAGAAGCTCATCATAGTAAAAAAGTAGATGCTCCGTCAGGTACCGCAATAAGGATAGGAGAAGTAATTGCTGAAGAATTAAATTGCGACTTATCTCAATTAGCTAGATACAGTAGAGAAGGATTAATTGGTGAAAGAAAGTATGGAGAAATTGGTTTTTCTACCATTCGTGCTGGTGGTATTATTGGAGATCACTCAACGATTTTTGCTGATGAAGATGAGGTTATTGAAATAAATCATAAAGCATTGAATCGATCAATTTTTGCAAAGGGAGCATTGAAGGCAGCTCAATGGCTAATTAAATCAAAACCAAATGGGCTTTTTGATATGCATGATGTTATTGGCTTAAATAAATAA
- the carB gene encoding carbamoyl-phosphate synthase large subunit gives MSKRDDIKSILILGAGPIVIGQACEFDYSGAQACKALKEEGYRVILVNSNPATIMTDPEMADATYIEPINWKIVEEIIKKEKPDALLPTMGGQTALNCALELEKEGVLEKYSVEMIGAKADAIDKAEDRSRFDKAMKSIGLECPRAGIATTLEEAYGVLDEVGFPCIIRPSFTMGGSGGGIAYNKEEFEEICLRGLDLSPTNELLIDESLIGWKEYEMEVVRDKNDNCIIVCSIENFDPMGVHTGDSITVAPAQTLTDKEYQLMRNASIAVLREIGVETGGSNVQFGINPDDGRMVIIEMNPRVSRSSALASKATGFPIAKIAAKLAVGYTLDELKNDITGGVTPASFEPSIDYVVTKIPRFNFEKFVGANDRLTTQMKSVGEVMAIGRNQQESLQKALRGLEVGASGFDEVVDLDDADALSTIRRELKEPGAERIWYVADAFRAGMSVDGIFDLTKIDRWFLIQIEDLIRDEKEMKKRGFSGLDASFLYDLKRKGFSDQRLSKLIGVSENEIRKLRDKNNIHPVYKRVDTCAAEFQSDTAYMYSTYDSECEANVSNKDKIIVLGGGPNRIGQGIEFDYCCVHAAMALKEDGYETIMVNCNPETVSTDYDTSDRLYFEPVTLEDVLEIVRIEKPTGVIVQYGGQTPLKLARELEIAGVPIIGTSPDAIDRAEDRERFQEAVDRLNLKQPENATVTSIEKAVEEAKKIGFPLVVRPSYVLGGRAMEIVYDEQDLKRYFNEAVSVSNDSPVLLDRFLDDAIEVDVDAISDGESVLIGGIMEHIEQAGVHSGDSACSLPAHSLSNTIQDEMRKQVKKLALELGVNGLMNTQFAVKDNEIYLIEVNPRAARTVPFVSKATSLPIAKIAARVMAGQSLKEQGITKEVIPPYYSVKEVVLPFNKFPGVDPILGPEMRSTGEVMGIGNSFSDAFAKAELGCSKEYDSIGRVLLSVRNNDKEKVVLLAKQLQDLGYQLDATHGTAVVLGEAGINPRLVNKVHEGRPHILDRIKNNEYTYIVNTVEGRQAIEDSKVLRRAALQEKVKYTTTMNAAFATCKAHNADEPYKVNSIQELHKQI, from the coding sequence GTGTCAAAAAGAGATGATATAAAGAGTATCTTAATACTAGGAGCAGGACCTATCGTAATTGGACAAGCCTGTGAGTTTGATTACTCTGGAGCTCAAGCTTGTAAAGCTTTAAAAGAAGAAGGTTATCGAGTCATACTTGTAAACTCTAATCCTGCAACAATCATGACTGATCCTGAAATGGCAGATGCTACTTATATAGAGCCCATAAATTGGAAAATTGTTGAAGAAATTATAAAAAAAGAAAAACCTGATGCATTGTTGCCTACTATGGGTGGACAAACCGCCTTAAATTGTGCATTAGAACTTGAAAAGGAAGGGGTCTTAGAAAAATATTCTGTTGAGATGATTGGTGCTAAGGCCGATGCTATTGATAAAGCTGAAGACCGCTCAAGATTCGATAAGGCAATGAAATCCATTGGACTAGAGTGCCCAAGAGCAGGCATTGCGACTACATTAGAAGAAGCTTATGGCGTTTTAGATGAAGTCGGTTTTCCATGTATCATTAGACCATCCTTTACTATGGGCGGTAGTGGTGGAGGCATTGCTTATAACAAGGAAGAGTTTGAAGAAATATGTCTTCGAGGTCTAGATCTTTCCCCTACAAATGAGTTGTTAATCGATGAATCCCTTATAGGTTGGAAAGAGTATGAAATGGAAGTGGTAAGGGATAAAAATGACAACTGTATTATAGTTTGCTCCATTGAAAATTTTGACCCTATGGGGGTTCACACTGGTGATTCTATCACTGTTGCACCCGCACAAACATTAACGGATAAAGAATATCAGTTAATGAGGAATGCTTCAATTGCAGTCTTGAGAGAAATAGGAGTGGAAACTGGAGGCTCAAATGTTCAATTTGGAATTAATCCAGATGATGGTCGAATGGTAATTATTGAAATGAACCCCAGAGTATCTCGTTCCTCAGCCCTTGCATCAAAAGCGACTGGATTTCCTATAGCAAAAATTGCTGCAAAACTTGCAGTAGGCTACACGTTAGATGAATTAAAAAATGATATTACGGGTGGAGTTACGCCAGCATCTTTTGAACCGAGTATTGATTATGTTGTTACAAAAATTCCTAGATTCAATTTTGAGAAATTTGTTGGAGCAAATGATAGGCTAACAACACAAATGAAGTCCGTTGGTGAGGTTATGGCCATTGGACGAAACCAACAAGAGTCATTACAAAAAGCTTTGAGAGGTTTAGAAGTAGGTGCATCTGGTTTTGATGAGGTAGTTGATTTAGATGATGCCGATGCACTTAGTACAATACGAAGAGAACTTAAAGAGCCGGGTGCTGAAAGAATTTGGTATGTTGCGGATGCATTTAGAGCAGGTATGTCTGTAGATGGTATTTTTGACTTAACCAAAATCGATCGATGGTTTCTAATTCAAATAGAAGATCTCATTCGTGATGAAAAGGAAATGAAAAAAAGAGGCTTTTCAGGACTCGATGCATCATTTTTATATGATTTAAAAAGAAAAGGTTTTTCAGATCAAAGATTAAGTAAGCTTATTGGTGTGTCTGAAAATGAAATCAGAAAGTTAAGGGATAAAAATAATATACATCCAGTATACAAAAGAGTAGATACTTGTGCAGCTGAATTTCAATCAGATACAGCTTATATGTACTCTACATATGATTCGGAATGTGAAGCTAATGTTTCCAATAAAGATAAAATAATCGTTTTAGGTGGAGGACCAAATAGAATTGGTCAGGGAATTGAATTTGATTATTGTTGTGTTCATGCAGCGATGGCTTTAAAAGAAGATGGCTATGAAACTATCATGGTTAATTGTAACCCTGAAACAGTTTCTACAGATTACGACACCTCAGATAGATTATATTTTGAACCGGTTACTTTAGAAGATGTTTTAGAGATTGTAAGAATTGAAAAACCAACAGGCGTCATTGTTCAATATGGTGGACAAACACCATTAAAGCTTGCTAGGGAACTTGAAATTGCAGGGGTTCCTATTATTGGAACAAGTCCAGACGCTATTGATAGAGCAGAGGATCGAGAAAGATTTCAGGAAGCTGTTGATAGGTTGAATTTAAAACAACCAGAAAATGCGACTGTAACAAGTATTGAGAAAGCGGTCGAAGAAGCAAAAAAAATTGGATTTCCTTTAGTTGTAAGACCATCTTATGTGTTGGGCGGACGCGCTATGGAGATTGTATATGATGAGCAAGATTTGAAAAGGTATTTTAACGAAGCAGTCAGTGTTTCAAATGATTCTCCTGTTTTATTGGATCGTTTCTTAGATGATGCTATTGAAGTTGACGTAGATGCTATTTCTGATGGTGAATCGGTTTTAATTGGTGGTATTATGGAGCATATTGAGCAAGCAGGTGTTCACTCTGGAGACTCTGCTTGTTCACTTCCAGCTCACTCATTAAGTAACACTATCCAGGATGAAATGAGAAAACAAGTTAAAAAACTTGCTTTAGAACTTGGTGTTAATGGATTAATGAACACACAATTTGCTGTAAAAGATAATGAAATTTATCTTATTGAGGTAAATCCACGAGCAGCAAGAACGGTGCCTTTCGTATCAAAGGCCACAAGTTTACCGATCGCTAAAATAGCTGCTAGAGTAATGGCTGGTCAAAGTTTGAAAGAGCAAGGGATAACTAAAGAGGTAATTCCGCCTTATTATTCCGTAAAAGAGGTCGTATTACCTTTTAATAAATTTCCAGGCGTTGATCCTATTTTGGGTCCTGAAATGCGCTCTACGGGTGAAGTTATGGGTATAGGTAATTCCTTTTCAGATGCATTTGCTAAAGCTGAACTTGGATGTAGTAAAGAGTATGATTCTATTGGACGTGTTCTTTTATCAGTGAGAAATAATGATAAAGAAAAAGTAGTTTTATTAGCTAAACAGTTGCAAGACTTAGGTTATCAATTAGATGCTACTCATGGAACAGCAGTTGTGCTTGGTGAAGCTGGAATAAATCCTAGGCTTGTAAATAAAGTGCATGAAGGTAGACCTCATATTTTAGATCGTATTAAAAATAATGAATATACATATATTGTAAATACTGTCGAAGGTAGACAAGCAATAGAGGATTCTAAGGTTTTAAGAAGAGCAGCCCTGCAGGAAAAGGTTAAGTATACAACCACAATGAATGCCGCTTTTGCTACATGTAAGGCACACAATGCGGATGAGCCTTATAAAGTCAACTCCATCCAAGAGTTACACAAACAAATCTAA
- the dacB gene encoding D-alanyl-D-alanine carboxypeptidase/D-alanyl-D-alanine endopeptidase has translation MFFFEGFYAIFIFFFIFSTHLFATQLSDITNTFPKQAGLSLIIYNIEKDQFIIKLNPDKYRQPASLQKISTAQAIENEFKSNQKLVTTLSINRNSLIINFSGDPSLTLNDLKTLIIKNKTKINHSKIKNIYLQSSEIENGNAIGEPWDILASCYATPSSGIVINHNCLRGKILINRKQNKIKLKIPSHVTITNRAFLTKSSKFCNLTLTPTSKNNYILKGCINNTIKSIPLNIAIYDSADYAKSILKKLLKESKIHYSGSIYLSNKKFKGEVIASHYSQNINLLLRHMLKKSDNLYANFFIKLLGHKQFKQKGNFSNGVAALKISLMKYQNINLKRFNFVDGSGLSRNNRAPASYFLDILKELYLKNSTIIDMLPVSSVDGTLKYRPSMQNTTFTNHFIAKTGSLFAVSNLAGVLKTKSGNHLIYIQMTDNLFPQQKFNIYNFEKNMLNFLYSNY, from the coding sequence GTGTTTTTTTTTGAGGGATTTTATGCGATTTTTATTTTTTTTTTTATTTTTTCAACACATCTTTTTGCTACTCAACTATCTGATATAACAAATACTTTTCCCAAACAAGCAGGTTTATCTTTAATTATTTATAACATTGAAAAGGACCAGTTTATAATTAAATTAAACCCAGATAAATACAGACAACCAGCTAGTCTGCAAAAAATTAGCACAGCTCAAGCCATCGAAAATGAATTTAAATCAAATCAAAAGTTAGTAACTACCTTGTCAATCAATCGTAATAGTCTAATTATAAACTTTTCAGGCGACCCTTCTCTGACTTTAAATGATTTAAAAACCTTAATAATTAAAAACAAGACAAAAATTAATCATTCTAAAATAAAAAATATTTACCTTCAGTCATCAGAGATAGAAAATGGAAATGCAATAGGAGAACCTTGGGATATTTTAGCTTCCTGTTACGCAACTCCATCTTCAGGCATCGTTATCAATCACAATTGTCTACGTGGAAAAATCTTAATTAACCGTAAACAAAATAAAATAAAATTAAAAATTCCCTCACATGTTACAATTACGAACCGGGCATTTCTTACAAAAAGTTCAAAATTTTGTAACCTAACGTTAACACCAACATCCAAAAATAATTACATTCTCAAGGGCTGTATTAATAATACTATTAAAAGTATCCCTTTAAACATAGCTATTTATGATTCAGCAGATTATGCAAAATCAATTTTAAAAAAATTATTAAAAGAAAGTAAAATTCATTACAGTGGTTCAATTTACTTATCTAATAAAAAATTTAAAGGGGAAGTTATTGCAAGTCATTATTCTCAAAATATTAATTTGCTTCTCAGGCATATGCTAAAAAAATCTGATAACTTGTACGCAAATTTTTTTATAAAACTGCTTGGTCATAAACAATTCAAACAAAAAGGAAATTTTTCAAATGGCGTTGCTGCCTTAAAAATTTCATTAATGAAATATCAGAATATCAATTTAAAACGTTTCAATTTCGTTGATGGTTCTGGTTTATCGAGAAACAACCGAGCACCAGCATCTTACTTTCTAGATATATTAAAAGAGTTATATTTAAAAAACTCAACAATAATTGATATGCTTCCTGTAAGTAGTGTCGATGGTACTTTAAAATATAGACCTAGTATGCAAAATACCACATTTACCAATCATTTTATCGCAAAAACTGGTAGTTTATTTGCCGTTTCTAATCTAGCAGGAGTTTTGAAAACAAAATCAGGTAATCATCTGATTTATATCCAAATGACAGATAACTTGTTTCCCCAACAAAAATTTAACATATATAATTTTGAAAAGAATATGCTTAATTTTTTATATTCTAATTACTAA